The following coding sequences are from one Epinephelus moara isolate mb chromosome 7, YSFRI_EMoa_1.0, whole genome shotgun sequence window:
- the si:dkey-91i10.2 gene encoding uncharacterized protein si:dkey-91i10.2 isoform X1, which produces MPDVKPPPPCDYPSTSSAAAAAGSPAGCASPLDLIIDMEPCIADLPLSPDPLSTFPRHRPGVPHYPGLQGPPFPLMARCNSSTLLTNLGLRYCSSRQGPLGAGPGQGVALGSCSHTGNNVSRPYRSMENLTWNTVADSGLCAFSAAPYRTMDSEFILRYTSTSHWYDGPPDGSVLGAHGLVPNQESLAFYPRHGLPRKDLPLFPQLLLPGGVDEWDARKGLRDKLRLQSARSSVEPLKPLPLRPQVTPGAAPIKREGVHHLNSTVAGTRPPCMMRITSPEEIKQEVLRRLQLRRQNSSPNLALHSSPSSPKVVKVSYTTDNIAGNGSGTDSASERRKPPVGRLHIPTFEEFKRMRQREGEQSREATAGSVASGKLDAEVSEETGTSNSEIPPTDRTVPQSSSGGGNREHSEEEEGGMSKATSERSPCDTTAAPVCTSVTSTYSPIRTGPSPRSPLQPLARSAQEKAPAAGGDDDDDGDGSSRRRRSSLEPAGSVPFPPSRENWDRPSSCCPALLLEGTDLSRYGAKIYKMKDGLIGSALDLIKKSCSAEISAEAPVRLSGDRDGGCDITAPSTDCQPSAVAMATSATACGAEAGDETPAGGGGGGREEAGECHTGLGCRRSSSDAAYELAETVRAQRECRLRPHYSDPMPADASKRKQLEMKIAAAARFHGHRRDRDRDRDRDSDADVQEVLTRSRIIRRGLFLSNTNGPAPAAIRGRSEPPGEERQAGLGVTRSGQHRWSTISSLSVDSGVVGLSDEREEEDNEPRRYRRNRGAEVERVDSGIGPGLSRTWKRPSASLRAWEAQRPCPDCGLRDGASKERGERMCERCSKLRTERKEAILEFLNTESSYGEDLRIIKEEFYCPMQSAGLLTAEQLTVVFSNVQELIDVNDRFTEHLQDNIDQAFDQGDEDLLTVYIGEIFLEFVNMLPAFQTYCLQQSTSVNLLNTLEKEKELLRIFLDVSQNDNTALRRMNLRSFLMAPLQRVTKYPLLLSRIIKVTPECHPDYARLREAKSRVESHLEHINMKTKQEGNGVTWSLRSFRRDSRKNREVINIEMREVSMKTVGWARENTRFVMEGPLQLSQPADGQWVRKGSKALKFQNVQSLLMVRTLRAGEAPGQDPGARGEQGEGGGDGIRDGVLVLIKDKSSGKFTVLREPIRLGNCVVSTDPDCEDTFEVLDIRRESFVFRASDKSRTQQWFHQIKRYARDLGTWRKRRNALPNIMINTNQTRS; this is translated from the exons ATGCCAGACGTAAAGCCTCCTCCACCATGTGActacccctccacctcctccgcCGCAGCCGCCGCCGGCTCTCCTGCTGGCTGTGCCTCCCCCCTCGACCTCATCATCGACATGGAGCCCTGCATTGCCGACCTCCCCCTGTCCCCTGACCCCCTGTCCACGTTCCCCCGACACAGACCTGGCGTCCCTCACTACCCGGGCCTCCAGGGGCCACCCTTCCCGCTCATGGCCAGGTGTAACAGCAGCACCCTGCTCACTAACCTGGGGCTGAGGTACTGCTCCAGCAGGCAGGGCCCTCTGGGGGCGGGGCCGGGTCAGGGGGTGGCCCTGGGCTCCTGCAGCCACACAGGAAACAACGTGAGCAGGCCTTACAGGAGCATGGAGAACCTGACCTGGAACACTGTGGCAGACTCTGGCCTGTGTGCGTTCAGTGCTGCCCCCTACAGGACCATGGACAGTGAGTTTATTTTACGTTACACCTCCACCAGTCACTGGTATGACGGGCCCCCAGATGGATCTGTGTTGGGGGCCCATGGACTCGTACCCAACCAAGAGAGCCTGGCGTTTTACCCGCGTCACGGGCTGCCCAGGAAGGACCTCCCACTCTTCCCTCAGCTGCTGCTTCCAGGTGGTGTTGACGAATGGGACGCGAGGAAGGGCCTCAGGGACAAACTCCGCCTCCAGAGTGCGAGGTCATCAGTTGAGCCTCTGAAGCCCCTCCCGCTGCGGCCTCAGGTGACCCCAGGAGCTGCACCCATTAAACGGGAGGGTGTGCATCACCTGAATTCAACAGTTGCTGGGACCAGGCCGCCGTGCATGATGCGCATCACCAGCCCAGAGGAGATCAAGCAGGAGGTGCTGAGGCGCTTACAGCTCCGCCGGCAGAACAGCAGCCCCAACCTGGCTCTCCACAGCTCCCCGTCCAGCCCGAAGGTGGTGAAGGTGTCCTACACCACAGACAACATCGCAGGAAATGGGAGTGGAACAGATTCAGCATCGGAGCGCCGCAAACCTCCTGTGGGACGCCTCCATATCCCTACGTTTGAGGAGTTTAAGAGGatgaggcagagggagggagaacagagcagagaggcCACAGCGGGTTCTGTGGCGTCTGGAAAACTTGATGCTGAGGTGTCTGAAGAAACGGGAACATCAAACAGTGAAATACCTCCGACTGATCGGACTGTTCCTCAGTCGAGCTCTGGTGGAGGAAACAGAGAGcactcagaggaggaggagggaggaatgAGCAAAGCGACCTCAGAGAGATCTCCCTGTGACACCACTGCAGCTCCCGTCTGCACCTCCGTCACCAGCACATACTCCCCCATCCGCACAGGCCCGTCCCCACGTTCACCCCTGCAGCCTCTGGCCCGCTCAGCCCAGGAGAAAGCccctgctgctggaggagatgatgatgatgatggtgatgggaGCAGCAGGCGCAGGAGGAGCAGTCTGGAACCAGCTGGGTCGGTTCCCTTCCCGCCCAGCAGGGAGAACTGGGACCGGCCCTCCAGCTGCTGCCCGGCACTCCTGCTGGAGGGGACGGACCTGTCTCGCTACGGAGCCAAGATCTACAAGATGAAGGATGGCCTCATCGGCTCGGCGCTGGACCTCATCAAGAAGAG CTGCAGTGCAGAGATCTCCGCCGAAGCCCCCGTCAGGCTGTCAGGTGACCGGGACGGAGGCTGTGACATCACCGCCCCCTCGACCGACTGTCAGCCCTCCGCCGTTGCCATGGCAACGTCGGCAACGGCCTGCGGAGCCGAGGCTGGCGACGAGAcgcctgcaggaggaggaggaggaggaagagaggaagcaGGAGAATGC CACACCGGTCTGGGCTGCAGGCGCTCCAGCTCGGACGCAGCCTATGAGCTGGCTGAGACGGTGAGGGCGCAGCGCGAGTGCCGTCTCCGGCCCCACTACAGTGACCCCATGCCAGCCGACGCCTCCAAGCGCAAACAGCTGGAGATGAAGATCGCTGCAGCCGCCCGATTCCACGGCCACCGCAGAGACCGCGACAGAGACCGAGACAGAGACAGTG atgcagatgttcaggaggttcttaccaggagccgaatcatccgcagaggtctcttcctctccaacacaaatggaccag CTCCAGCAGCGATCCGTGGTCGATCTGAGCCCCCTGGCGAGGAGCGCCAGGCCGGTCTGGGTGTGACCCGGTCCGGTCAGCACCGCTGGAGCACCATCAGCAGCCTGAGTGTCGACAGTGGAGTGGTGGGCCTCAGCGATGAGCGGGAAGAGGAGGACAACGAGCCTCGCCGTTACCGTAGGAACCGAGGAGCCGAAGTGGAACGGGTGGACAGCGGCATCGGCCCGGGTCTGTCTCGCACCTGGAAGAGACCATCCGCCTCCCTCAGAGCCTGGGAGGCTCAGAGACCCTGTCCAGACTGCGGACTGAGGGACGGGGCCTCCAAAGAGCGAGGAGAGCGCATGTGCGAACGTTGCTCCAAGCTGCGCACTGAGCGCAAGGAGGCCATCCTGGAGTTTCTGAACACGGAGTCGAGCTACGGCGAGGACCTGCGCATCATCAAGGAGGAGTTCTACTGCCCCATGCAGAGCGCCGGGCTGCTGACCGCCGAGCAGCTCACTGTGGTGTTCAGTAACGTTCAAGAGCTGATCGACGTCAACGATCGCTTCACTGAACACCTCCAGGACAACATTGACCAGGCCTTTGAccag GGAGACGAGGATCTGCTCACGGTGTACATAGGAGAGATCTTTCTGGAGTTTGTCAACATGCTGCCAGCCTTCCAGACCTACTGCCTGCAGCAGTCCACGTCTGTCAACTTGCTGAACACgctggagaaggagaaagagctgctcag AATCTTCTTGGATGTTTCCCAGAATGACAACACGGCACTGCGTCGCATGAACCTGCGCTCCTTCCTCATGGCGCCCCTCCAGCGCGTCACTAAATACCCGCTTCTATTGAGCCGCATCATCAAGGTCACTCCCGAATGTCACCCCGACTACGCGCGTCTCCGTGAGGCCAAGAGTCGTGTGGAATCCCATCTGGAGCACATCAACATGAAGACCAAACAGGAGGGCAATGGCGTCACCTGGTCGCTGCGTTCGTTCCGCCGTGACAGCCGCAAAAACCGCGAGGTCATCAACATTGAGATGAGAGAGGTGTCGATGAAGACGGTGGGCTGGGCCAGAGAGAACACGCGGTTTGTCATGGAGGGACCGCTCCAGCTGTCCCAGCCGGCAGACGGTCAGTGGGTGAGGAAGGGCAGCAAGGCCCTCAAGTTCCAAAACGTCCAGAGTCTGCTGATGGTGAGGACACTGCGGGCCGGGGAGGCCCCAGGACAGGACCCGGGGGCCCGGGGGGAACAGGGAGAAGGCGGTGGTGACGGCATACGAGACGGAGTGCTGGTTCTAATCAAAGACAAGAGCAGCGGGAAGTTCACCGTGCTCAGAGAGCCCATCCGACTGGGCAACtgtgtggtgtccacagacccGGACTGCGAGGACACGTTTGAGGTGCTCGATATTCGGCGCGAGTCTTTTGTTTTCCGCGCCTCGGACAAATCTCGCACCCAGCAGTGGTTCCATCAGATCAAGAGGTACGCTCGAGACCTGGGCACCTGGAGGAAAAGACGCAACGCTCTGCCCAACATCATGATCAACACAAACCAGACCCGCTCGTGA
- the si:dkey-91i10.2 gene encoding uncharacterized protein si:dkey-91i10.2 isoform X2, protein MPDVKPPPPCDYPSTSSAAAAAGSPAGCASPLDLIIDMEPCIADLPLSPDPLSTFPRHRPGVPHYPGLQGPPFPLMARCNSSTLLTNLGLRYCSSRQGPLGAGPGQGVALGSCSHTGNNVSRPYRSMENLTWNTVADSGLCAFSAAPYRTMDSEFILRYTSTSHWYDGPPDGSVLGAHGLVPNQESLAFYPRHGLPRKDLPLFPQLLLPGGVDEWDARKGLRDKLRLQSARSSVEPLKPLPLRPQVTPGAAPIKREGVHHLNSTVAGTRPPCMMRITSPEEIKQEVLRRLQLRRQNSSPNLALHSSPSSPKVVKVSYTTDNIAGNGSGTDSASERRKPPVGRLHIPTFEEFKRMRQREGEQSREATAGSVASGKLDAEVSEETGTSNSEIPPTDRTVPQSSSGGGNREHSEEEEGGMSKATSERSPCDTTAAPVCTSVTSTYSPIRTGPSPRSPLQPLARSAQEKAPAAGGDDDDDGDGSSRRRRSSLEPAGSVPFPPSRENWDRPSSCCPALLLEGTDLSRYGAKIYKMKDGLIGSALDLIKKSCSAEISAEAPVRLSGDRDGGCDITAPSTDCQPSAVAMATSATACGAEAGDETPAGGGGGGREEAGECHTGLGCRRSSSDAAYELAETVRAQRECRLRPHYSDPMPADASKRKQLEMKIAAAARFHGHRRDRDRDRDRDSAPAAIRGRSEPPGEERQAGLGVTRSGQHRWSTISSLSVDSGVVGLSDEREEEDNEPRRYRRNRGAEVERVDSGIGPGLSRTWKRPSASLRAWEAQRPCPDCGLRDGASKERGERMCERCSKLRTERKEAILEFLNTESSYGEDLRIIKEEFYCPMQSAGLLTAEQLTVVFSNVQELIDVNDRFTEHLQDNIDQAFDQGDEDLLTVYIGEIFLEFVNMLPAFQTYCLQQSTSVNLLNTLEKEKELLRIFLDVSQNDNTALRRMNLRSFLMAPLQRVTKYPLLLSRIIKVTPECHPDYARLREAKSRVESHLEHINMKTKQEGNGVTWSLRSFRRDSRKNREVINIEMREVSMKTVGWARENTRFVMEGPLQLSQPADGQWVRKGSKALKFQNVQSLLMVRTLRAGEAPGQDPGARGEQGEGGGDGIRDGVLVLIKDKSSGKFTVLREPIRLGNCVVSTDPDCEDTFEVLDIRRESFVFRASDKSRTQQWFHQIKRYARDLGTWRKRRNALPNIMINTNQTRS, encoded by the exons ATGCCAGACGTAAAGCCTCCTCCACCATGTGActacccctccacctcctccgcCGCAGCCGCCGCCGGCTCTCCTGCTGGCTGTGCCTCCCCCCTCGACCTCATCATCGACATGGAGCCCTGCATTGCCGACCTCCCCCTGTCCCCTGACCCCCTGTCCACGTTCCCCCGACACAGACCTGGCGTCCCTCACTACCCGGGCCTCCAGGGGCCACCCTTCCCGCTCATGGCCAGGTGTAACAGCAGCACCCTGCTCACTAACCTGGGGCTGAGGTACTGCTCCAGCAGGCAGGGCCCTCTGGGGGCGGGGCCGGGTCAGGGGGTGGCCCTGGGCTCCTGCAGCCACACAGGAAACAACGTGAGCAGGCCTTACAGGAGCATGGAGAACCTGACCTGGAACACTGTGGCAGACTCTGGCCTGTGTGCGTTCAGTGCTGCCCCCTACAGGACCATGGACAGTGAGTTTATTTTACGTTACACCTCCACCAGTCACTGGTATGACGGGCCCCCAGATGGATCTGTGTTGGGGGCCCATGGACTCGTACCCAACCAAGAGAGCCTGGCGTTTTACCCGCGTCACGGGCTGCCCAGGAAGGACCTCCCACTCTTCCCTCAGCTGCTGCTTCCAGGTGGTGTTGACGAATGGGACGCGAGGAAGGGCCTCAGGGACAAACTCCGCCTCCAGAGTGCGAGGTCATCAGTTGAGCCTCTGAAGCCCCTCCCGCTGCGGCCTCAGGTGACCCCAGGAGCTGCACCCATTAAACGGGAGGGTGTGCATCACCTGAATTCAACAGTTGCTGGGACCAGGCCGCCGTGCATGATGCGCATCACCAGCCCAGAGGAGATCAAGCAGGAGGTGCTGAGGCGCTTACAGCTCCGCCGGCAGAACAGCAGCCCCAACCTGGCTCTCCACAGCTCCCCGTCCAGCCCGAAGGTGGTGAAGGTGTCCTACACCACAGACAACATCGCAGGAAATGGGAGTGGAACAGATTCAGCATCGGAGCGCCGCAAACCTCCTGTGGGACGCCTCCATATCCCTACGTTTGAGGAGTTTAAGAGGatgaggcagagggagggagaacagagcagagaggcCACAGCGGGTTCTGTGGCGTCTGGAAAACTTGATGCTGAGGTGTCTGAAGAAACGGGAACATCAAACAGTGAAATACCTCCGACTGATCGGACTGTTCCTCAGTCGAGCTCTGGTGGAGGAAACAGAGAGcactcagaggaggaggagggaggaatgAGCAAAGCGACCTCAGAGAGATCTCCCTGTGACACCACTGCAGCTCCCGTCTGCACCTCCGTCACCAGCACATACTCCCCCATCCGCACAGGCCCGTCCCCACGTTCACCCCTGCAGCCTCTGGCCCGCTCAGCCCAGGAGAAAGCccctgctgctggaggagatgatgatgatgatggtgatgggaGCAGCAGGCGCAGGAGGAGCAGTCTGGAACCAGCTGGGTCGGTTCCCTTCCCGCCCAGCAGGGAGAACTGGGACCGGCCCTCCAGCTGCTGCCCGGCACTCCTGCTGGAGGGGACGGACCTGTCTCGCTACGGAGCCAAGATCTACAAGATGAAGGATGGCCTCATCGGCTCGGCGCTGGACCTCATCAAGAAGAG CTGCAGTGCAGAGATCTCCGCCGAAGCCCCCGTCAGGCTGTCAGGTGACCGGGACGGAGGCTGTGACATCACCGCCCCCTCGACCGACTGTCAGCCCTCCGCCGTTGCCATGGCAACGTCGGCAACGGCCTGCGGAGCCGAGGCTGGCGACGAGAcgcctgcaggaggaggaggaggaggaagagaggaagcaGGAGAATGC CACACCGGTCTGGGCTGCAGGCGCTCCAGCTCGGACGCAGCCTATGAGCTGGCTGAGACGGTGAGGGCGCAGCGCGAGTGCCGTCTCCGGCCCCACTACAGTGACCCCATGCCAGCCGACGCCTCCAAGCGCAAACAGCTGGAGATGAAGATCGCTGCAGCCGCCCGATTCCACGGCCACCGCAGAGACCGCGACAGAGACCGAGACAGAGACAGTG CTCCAGCAGCGATCCGTGGTCGATCTGAGCCCCCTGGCGAGGAGCGCCAGGCCGGTCTGGGTGTGACCCGGTCCGGTCAGCACCGCTGGAGCACCATCAGCAGCCTGAGTGTCGACAGTGGAGTGGTGGGCCTCAGCGATGAGCGGGAAGAGGAGGACAACGAGCCTCGCCGTTACCGTAGGAACCGAGGAGCCGAAGTGGAACGGGTGGACAGCGGCATCGGCCCGGGTCTGTCTCGCACCTGGAAGAGACCATCCGCCTCCCTCAGAGCCTGGGAGGCTCAGAGACCCTGTCCAGACTGCGGACTGAGGGACGGGGCCTCCAAAGAGCGAGGAGAGCGCATGTGCGAACGTTGCTCCAAGCTGCGCACTGAGCGCAAGGAGGCCATCCTGGAGTTTCTGAACACGGAGTCGAGCTACGGCGAGGACCTGCGCATCATCAAGGAGGAGTTCTACTGCCCCATGCAGAGCGCCGGGCTGCTGACCGCCGAGCAGCTCACTGTGGTGTTCAGTAACGTTCAAGAGCTGATCGACGTCAACGATCGCTTCACTGAACACCTCCAGGACAACATTGACCAGGCCTTTGAccag GGAGACGAGGATCTGCTCACGGTGTACATAGGAGAGATCTTTCTGGAGTTTGTCAACATGCTGCCAGCCTTCCAGACCTACTGCCTGCAGCAGTCCACGTCTGTCAACTTGCTGAACACgctggagaaggagaaagagctgctcag AATCTTCTTGGATGTTTCCCAGAATGACAACACGGCACTGCGTCGCATGAACCTGCGCTCCTTCCTCATGGCGCCCCTCCAGCGCGTCACTAAATACCCGCTTCTATTGAGCCGCATCATCAAGGTCACTCCCGAATGTCACCCCGACTACGCGCGTCTCCGTGAGGCCAAGAGTCGTGTGGAATCCCATCTGGAGCACATCAACATGAAGACCAAACAGGAGGGCAATGGCGTCACCTGGTCGCTGCGTTCGTTCCGCCGTGACAGCCGCAAAAACCGCGAGGTCATCAACATTGAGATGAGAGAGGTGTCGATGAAGACGGTGGGCTGGGCCAGAGAGAACACGCGGTTTGTCATGGAGGGACCGCTCCAGCTGTCCCAGCCGGCAGACGGTCAGTGGGTGAGGAAGGGCAGCAAGGCCCTCAAGTTCCAAAACGTCCAGAGTCTGCTGATGGTGAGGACACTGCGGGCCGGGGAGGCCCCAGGACAGGACCCGGGGGCCCGGGGGGAACAGGGAGAAGGCGGTGGTGACGGCATACGAGACGGAGTGCTGGTTCTAATCAAAGACAAGAGCAGCGGGAAGTTCACCGTGCTCAGAGAGCCCATCCGACTGGGCAACtgtgtggtgtccacagacccGGACTGCGAGGACACGTTTGAGGTGCTCGATATTCGGCGCGAGTCTTTTGTTTTCCGCGCCTCGGACAAATCTCGCACCCAGCAGTGGTTCCATCAGATCAAGAGGTACGCTCGAGACCTGGGCACCTGGAGGAAAAGACGCAACGCTCTGCCCAACATCATGATCAACACAAACCAGACCCGCTCGTGA